From one Anabas testudineus chromosome 21, fAnaTes1.2, whole genome shotgun sequence genomic stretch:
- the gpr155a gene encoding integral membrane protein GPR155, which produces MTADTGGRTSTMEALGTDISFNFSYEELEGDPDSSARSATMSIDKLFPALLECFGIILCGYIAGRANIITSTQAKGLGNFVSKFALPALLFKNMVMLDFSNVIWPFLWSILIAKVSVFFIVCVLTLIVSSPESRYSKAGLFSIFATQSNDFALGYPIVEALYQSTYPEYLQYIYLVAPVSLMILNPIGFALCEIQKWKDQGNHQQSKLKIVGLVVLQVLKNPIVFMVIVGIIAHYFMHQRVPAFMAEFVDGLANSFGGAALFYLGLTMVGQLRKLTRSTVVTLILLITAKLLLMPLICKDMVDLLDNSNTSALNHSSLSNYAFLYGVFPTAPSVAIYAVYYNAELQVVTSGMVISTFLSAPIMYVSAWLLTIRWMDPQRLMNSLQNISFNISIVSCVALVWTITVMFLSKKFKRLPHMFTVNLFLAQFLTCVGMILWNFVVKEDNFIGQVLTFTMLCTSLYSTYVWPGLIALSLVLMKRFEDLKVSPGMFIIAGWGVPALVTAVLLISGEKMPDTIDSSFFYGKAQIICTTFVVSINILLGGGSLVFLSRGSWAQEDQIQEENSSFGIVEDQVIEAEPEIQTLVEPVIPSADLNRACLICDCAPPQPMPDMIISTNPNNTPTTLTGECERRCGSTDCLLVQEEELQQTADRQVARHVLLCLLLTVSLLANLSSCLWLLFNPVPGSLYLELQFFCAVANYGQGFLSFALFGLDKHLIILPFKKRLRRLCYGKKQEELLPSDLPEDIRMTCTQFNKYHKDQCFHDIVKKRRCGKSTMVGCFLGCELVEWLQQVGLAQDSGEAVLYGMRLQQGGVLQHINQEYDFQDGYLHYCFKT; this is translated from the exons ATGACAGCTGACACCGGAGGGAGGACCAGCACCATGGAGGCACTGGGCACAGACATCAGCTTCAACTTCTCATATGAGGAGCTTGAGGGAGACCCGGACTCCTCCGCTCGCTCCGCCACCATGTCCATCGACAAGCTCTTCCCGGCTCTCCTGGAGTGCTTCGGGATAATTCTGTGCGGATACATTGCGGGGAGGGCAAATATCATTACCTCCACTCAGGCGAAAGGACTGGGGAACTTTGTGTCTAAGTTTGCCCTCCCAGCGCTGCTGTTCAAGAACATGGTGATGCTGGACTTCAGCAATGTCATCTGGCCATTTCTCTGGAGCATCCTCATTGCCAAAgtgtctgtctttttcattGTCTGCGTCCTCACACTCATAGTTTCCAGCCCTGAGAGTCGCTACAGTAAGGCTGGCCTCTTCTCAATATTTGCTACCCAAAGCAATGACTTTGCTTTGGGATACCCTATAG TTGAAGCCCTGTACCAGAGCACATACCCAGAATACCTCCAGTACATCTACCTGGTTGCACCAGTGTCCCTGATGATTTTAAACCCCATCGGCTTTGCACTGTGTGAAATCCAGAAGTGGAAAGATCAGGGAAATCACCAGCAGAGTAAACTCAAGATAGTGGGACTTGTAGTTTTACAGGTCCTGAAGAACCCTATTGTATTTATGGTTATCGTTGGCATTATTGCCCACTATTTCATGCATCAGAGAGTTCCTGCCTTCATGGCTGAATTTGTGGATGGCTTGGCCAACTCCTTTGGAGGAGCAGCTCTGTTCTACTTGGGACTGACCATGGTGGGCCAGTTGAGGAAATTAACCAGGTCCACGGTTGTTACGCTGATATTACTCATCACTGCAAAGCT GTTGCTAATGCCGCTGATTTGTAAGGACATGGTGGATCTGTTGGACAACAGCAACACCAGCGCACTGAACCACTCAAGTCTTTCCAATTATGCTTTTCTTTATGGAGTGTTCCCCACTGCACCAAGCGTGGCTATCTATGCTGTCTATTATAATGCAGAACTACAAGTT GTTACCTCTGGGATGGTGATCAGCACATTTCTCTCAGCTCCAATAATGTATGTTTCTGCCTGGTTACTCACAATCCGTTGGATGGATCCTCAGCGTTTAATGAATTCACTGCAAAACATCAGCTTTAACATAAGCATTGTGAGCTGTGTTGCTCTG GTGTGGACAATTACTGTCATGTTTTTAAGTAAGAAATTCAAAAGGCTACCACATATGTTCACAGTCAACCTCTTTCTGGCACAA TTTCTGACATGTGTTGGGATGATCCTGTGGAACTTTGTGGTGAAAGAAGACAACTTCATCGGGCAGGTCCTGACGTTCACAATGTTATGTACCTCACTCTACAGTACTTATGTGTGGCCAG GTTTAATAGCGCTCTCACTTGTGCTCATGAAAAGGTTTGAGGATCTGAAAGTTTCACCGGGCATGTTCATCATAGCAGGCTGGGG GGTTCCAGCTTTAGTAACTGCTGTGTTGCTTATTTCTGGGGAAAAAATGCCTGACACGATTGACTCATCCTTTTTCTACGGCAAAGCacag ATTATCTGCACCACCTTTGTGGTTTCCATCAACATACTGCTGGGAGGGGGCTCTCTTGTATTTCTCAGTAGAGGAAGCTGGGCCCAAGAAGATCAAATCCAAGAAGAAAACTCATCATTTGGTATTGTAGAGGATCAAGTGATTGAAGCTGAACCAGAAATTCAGACTCTGGTTGAACCAGTCATCCCATCAGCAGATCTCAACAGAG CGTGCCTCATATGTGACTGTGCACCACCCCAGCCCATGCCTGACATGATCATCAGCACAAATCCAAACAACACACCAACCACACTCACAG GTGAGTGTGAGAGAAGGTGCGGGTCAACAGATTGCCTGCTTGTGCAAGAGGAGGAGCTCCAACAGACTGCAGATAGACAAGTGGCTCGTCATGTGCTCCTATGTCTGCTTCTGACTGTCAGCTTGCTTGCT AACTTATCCAGCTGCCTGTGGTTACTCTTTAACCCCGTTCCTGGTAGTCTCTACTTGGAGCTACAGTTCTTCTGTGCTGTAGCAAACTATGGACAG GggtttctctcttttgctctgtttGGACTGGATAAGCATTTGATTATACTCCCGTTCAAGAAAAG GTTACGTAGGTTGTGTTATGGAAAGAAGCAGGAAGAGCTGCTGCCGAGTGATTTACCTGAGGATATCAGGATGACCTGCACCCAGTTCAACAAATACCACAAGGACCAGTGTTTCCATGACATTGTTAAAAAGAGACG GTGTGGAAAGTCGACTATGGTGGGCTGCTTTCTTGGCTGTGAACTTGTGGAGTGGCTTCAGCAGGTAGGCTTGGCTCAGGACAGTGGTGAGGCAG